The DNA segment CAGATGTGAGCCGGCCCACCCGCTGTCCCCGGCAGACCTCCGGGCAACGTTCAGGCTGGGAACCTGCCTGTGCGACACTCCTGGGGCAGTTGCTCTGAAGCAcccagtacccccccccccctcgtcCGGGCCGGACCCGAGGCCGCCTGCTCCCTCCCCGTCACCCCCAGCCCAGGGTACGGGTCCCCCCTGCAGGCTCACCTTTGGGCAGCTTGGACGCGTTCTCCTGGATCCAGGAGAAGAGGTGGGCGAAGTCGCAGTCGCAGAGCCAGGGGTTGCCGTCCAGACGCAGGGTGCGCAGCGCGGGCAGCGCGGCCAGGGTGGCCACGTTGAGGCTGCGCAGGTTGTTGTCGTTGAGCTCCAGCACCTGCAGCGACTCCAGCGTCTCGAAGGCGGCCTCGTGCACGCCCGTCAGGTTGTTGTTGGCCAGGCTCAGCTTGACCAGCCTCCCGGCCGAGCGGAAGGCGCCGGCGCCCAGCTGGGTCAGGTTGTTGTAGCTGAGGTCGAGGAAGGCCAGCTTGGCCGAGCCGCTGAACGTGCCCTCCTCCAGCGAGCGCAGCGAGTTGTTCCTGAAGTCCAGGTAGACCAGGTCGCCGTAGAAAATGAAGAAGTCCTCGGGGATGTGCTGGATGCGGTTGCCGGCCACCAGCAGCTTGCGCACGTCCAGGGGGAAAGGGTCGGGCACGCTGGGCAGCCCGCGGTCGCGGCAGTCCACGGTGTGCGGGTCGGTGCAGGCGCAGCCCGCGGGGCACGCGTGCCCGGGCCGGAGCAGTAGCAGCAGGAGGAGGCTGCGGACGCCcagcgcggcggcggcgggggcgccggagggggcgcggggggcggcgcgggggcgcatggccgggggggggggggggtgggggacccgCGCGAGCCGCGGCTACGCGGACGTGGCTCTCGGGGCGAGCCCTCCCGGCGCGGGGCGGTGCGCGGGGCCCCGGGCGGCCGGGCGCTGGGAGCTG comes from the Acinonyx jubatus isolate Ajub_Pintada_27869175 chromosome C1, VMU_Ajub_asm_v1.0, whole genome shotgun sequence genome and includes:
- the LRRC38 gene encoding leucine-rich repeat-containing protein 38; the protein is MRPRAAPRAPSGAPAAAALGVRSLLLLLLLRPGHACPAGCACTDPHTVDCRDRGLPSVPDPFPLDVRKLLVAGNRIQHIPEDFFIFYGDLVYLDFRNNSLRSLEEGTFSGSAKLAFLDLSYNNLTQLGAGAFRSAGRLVKLSLANNNLTGVHEAAFETLESLQVLELNDNNLRSLNVATLAALPALRTLRLDGNPWLCDCDFAHLFSWIQENASKLPKGLEEIQCSLPLGNRRIFLHELSEASFSECRFSLSLTDLFIIIFSGVAVSIAAIISSFFLATVVQCFQRCAPNKDTEDEEDEDEDD